GTTGTCAGTAAGGACAGCGGACCGCTAAAACAGAAGGAAGTAAGTGGAGAATTTGATGAAATAGAGGTTTCCCAAGCTATTGATGCGGAAATTATAAAATCTGAAACAGAAAGGGTGGTTATTTCTGCTCCTGAAGGTATTATTAATGAAATCCTTGTAGATATCGACGGAAAAGAACTTCATATTCATTACAGACCCGGCATCAGGATAACGAACAGTAATAAAGTCTCCGCGAAAATTTATACAAGAGACTTTACAAAATTAAAAGCAAATTCTGCTGCGAGTATCACTGTGAAAGATAAATTTACTCAGGAGAAAACTGAAGTTGATATCTCCAGTGCCGCAAGTATTTCCGGGGACTTAGAAGCGAATGATTTTGAAATTTCTGTGAGTAGCAGCAGTAGTTTTTCGGGGAAAATATGGGCTGTAGACCTTAATTTGGATGCATCTTCTGCTGCAAGCGTTGATATTTCGGGTAAAGCTAAGAATGCTGATATTTCCTCTTCTTCGGGCAGCAGTGTGAATGCTAAAAATGTAATGGCAGATAACGTAAGAGCAGAGTCTTCAAGTGGTTCAAGCATTGAAATCAGTGCAATTGCGAAAGTGGATGCAGATGCGTCTTCAGGCGGTAGTGTGAATGTGTATAAAAAGGGCAATCTTTCTACTGTTAATAAAACAGAAAGCAGCGGAGGAAGTGTAAGTATAGAATAAGTATAGTATATTGAATTATATAAGTTTCGGCGGCCAAAGGCCGCCGAAACTCTTTATTTTAAATTAAAGGTGGAAACTTTTCTGCCATTAAGAGGTTGGATTGCTCTGTTGTTATTTTTAGGAAGATGTTTTGCAATATCTTCAATTTCATCTTCGGTCATTTCAATCGGAGTTTTGAATACAATCCATGTCACGTTATCAGAGCAGGGAGGTGTTGTAAGTGAGCCTGCATATCTATAATAACTCTTATTTTTAGGATACATTTTTTCCGGATTAAAAATGATGTCAGTATCTTCTTTTCTATCCTTTGCCAATGTTTTGAATACTTTCAGTTTTTCAAAATAAGAATTTTCTTTTCCTTCTTTGACCATGACTCCAAGAACAAGAACGGTTCCGTCCAATGCTTTGTGAACAAAGTGAAGTTCCAGTGGATATCTTACCCCGTCAATCTTATGTTCAGATTCTTCATGTGCATGAAACTGCATCAGGAAATATTTTTTGTTGTCGTACATCACAAAATTTCCGTCTTTAAAATCGAATTGAAGCGTGTGTCCGTTATCATTGATGTCTTTGATGTCACTGTTTTCATAATTAAAACCAATGTTTTTAAGACCTTTTCCGGGAATCACCTTTGAGGTTACAATATTGATGGGCGACTGGCTTTTGCTTTGTCCACATTTTTCGTTTCCGGTCATTTCTCCCCAATGTTCCGGAGATTCATTTCCTTCATAGCCCCAATGTTGTTGGGCATTTGTAAGTCCTAGGGAACATAAGCTGATGGTAAAAATTAATTTTTTCATAAGATGATATATTTATAAAGATACTTGATATTGCAGGAGAACTGCATTTTTTGTTGTTATTTTATCACCGGAAGTGTTGTAAACCGGATGATTCTGATAGGAAGCCGTTATCTTGGAAGTCTGCCCCGAAAGCAGCCAGGTTACTCCCATATCCCAGAAATTAACAGACTGATTGAGTCTTTCAAAATCGGAATGCTGGAGAGATGCATACGGCATTAATGTCGTTTTGGCGATAAGGTTGTCTTGTTATCCTTTGAGCAATGGACAGCAGGTTTTAAACAGTCAGTGATTCAAAATAGCTGATAGAAAAATGTCCGTAAAGGAGTGTGAAAGTAAACCTGAGACGCATAAAATCCGGAACAGATATTTAGGAAAGATTTTAAACAGGTTCTCTAGTACTGTTTTCCATTAGCTCAGCCAAACTTGAATCCTCAGATTTTTAAAAACCTCCAGGTCGTTTAAATTAAATATAAAAGACAGAGATTTTGAGTTAAGAGAAGCAGTTTGACCGCCATTCACAAAACAGGTCATACAATTTCAGATCACTACCTGATCTATGGTGACCGATGATCACATCTGCTTTGTTTCCTGGAAGGATAAAAATAGAAATTCTGTCTAGGGAATAAACAGGACTGCTTAAGTACTCAAGGTGGTCACTATCATCAGCCAGATATAATGTTTCATTATCGGCTTCATTTCCGTCCGCGGTTGTATAATTTTTTTCAAAATATTTTTGGGAGAATGAATGAAGGCGCAACTCATGATTTTTATATGAAATAAAAATGATGTTTGCCAATACCAATATGAATACCGGTAAAAAACAGTTATTATATTTTAGGGAACCTCTGAACATTTGTTACCTGCAAAGGTAGTTCCTAAGAATAAAATATTATAAGAAAGGCAATAGATTTATTATATTAAAAAAAAGATCTGTTTGTTGTTTTTTATGCTCTTTTAGATAATTATGAATTAATTTTCGTCATTTTCCTTATTTTCTGGATAATCATCCAGTATTCCCGTCTCGAAGCTTAAATTATCATAGGCCAGTAATTCTTCTTCACGCTGTAAAATTTCCTTTGTGGTGAAGAGCCTGACCTCATTTTCATTGTCTTTTGCTTTTGCCAGTCTACGGATAGAAGCTTTATCAATGGTCATAAAGCGCTGCCCTAATCTTCTCGCAGCGTATTTACGCATTCCCGTTTCATGAAGAACATCTACCGCCATGTCTACAGCGGTGCCCAATGTTTCACGATAAATATTGTTGATTCCGTTGTTGAGATAATCATAGGCATCAATTCTGTTTTTAGCTCGTACAAAAATCTTCACTTTGGGATAATGTTCCCGCACAAGATCCGCGATAAATTTATTGTCCGCTGGATCATCAAGACAGAGAACCAGAATTTCGGCATCTTCAATGCCTGCTGCACGAAGAATGGGGATTCTGGTAGCATCTCCGTAATAGACTTTAAAACCATAACTTCTCAATAATTTCACCCGGTCAGAATCTCTGTCCAAAACGGTTGCTGATATTTTATTCGCTTTTAGTAAACGTCCGACAGTGCTTCCAAAGTGCCCGAACCCGACAATAATAATTTTCTTTTGAGAAACCTCATTATCCAAAATATTGAAATCATTTTCCTGTTCAGGAACTTCTTTAATAAATTTTGGAGTGATTAATTTATCATTTACAATTAACAGAAAGGGAGTGATACACATGGTAATTGCTGTGACTGCCATCATTTGAGCATTTAGTTCGGGACTTAAAAGATATAGACTTGAAGCATAATTAATCAGTACAAAAGCAAATTCACCTACCTGAGAAAGAGCGAATGCATAAAATAAACTTTGAGGCGTATCTATCCTGAAAAATTTCCCGATGGCAAATAAAACAATGAATTTTACGGCCAATACAGCAAAAACGGTACTGAAAATAAAGAGCGGATCTTTGGCAATCACATTAAAATTCATGGTGGAACCCACACTCACGAAGAATACAGCTAATAATAATCCTTTAAAAGGATCAATTTGTGCTTCCAGTTCATGACGAAATTCGCTGTTTGCCAGCATAACACCCGCAAGGAAAGCACCTAAAGCTGGTGATAAACCTATGGAAACCATTAATTCTGAAACGCCAATCACTAAAAATAGTGAAGAAGCGGTTAAAAGCTCTGTCATTCCGGATTTTGAAACATATCTCAGAAAAGGAACAAAAACATATTTGCCTAATAATATTAAAATAATTACGCCAAAGATAACGGTGGAGGCCTGCAGCCATTCGGGCAAGGTCTGTATTAAAACCTGAATATTATTATCATTGTGTTTCGCTTTATAATTGGCAACAATCGGAAGAATGGCTAAAATGGGGATTACTGCAATATCCTGAAACAATAGGGTGGAAAATGATGCTTCTCCGGCTAAAGTTTTCAGGTTGTTCTTTTCCTGTAACGTTTGTAAAACGATAGCGGTTGAAGACAGTGCAAAACACATTGCTATGGCGACAGCCTTATCAATTCTCCAGCCTGACCACAGAAAGATGACGAAAAGTAAAAAGATAGTGAGAAACATCTGGGTGAGCCCTAATCCGATTATTTTTTTCCGCATCTCCCAAAATTTTCTCGGCTCCAGCTCCAAACCGACCAGGAATAAAAGCATAATAACGCCAAATTCACTGGCGTGCATGATGTCGTTTACATCTTTTCCGGTAAGTCTCAGAACATAAGGTCCAATGATAATCCCTCCGGCAATATATCCTATCACGGAACTGAGCCCCAATTTCCTCGCCAGTGGAACCATAATAATGGCTACGCCTAAGAAAATAAGAGTGTTCATTGCTAAAGTAGATTCCATATTTTTTTATTGATTAAGAAGTTCCATGAATTCTTTTTTATGAAGAATAATATCTTTCTTAGAAAGTTTATTGGCTTCGTAAACGATTTTTATATTTTTAATGTTGGCCTTAAACACATTTAGAGAAACAATAAGTCCGCTGATGAGTTCCTCTACCGTATATTTATACGTGCCTTCTTTGGTGAAAGATCTTTCTTTCCCGCCAGTGGTAATGAGAATCTGAATTTCTTTTCCTTCCAAAGGATTATATTCGCCTTCCTTCAGCCAGTCTCTGTCGAAAACTTCATCTATCCAAAGTCGCAAAAGGGGAGGCATACCGAACCAGATCAGGGGAAACTGAAAAATGAACCGCTCATATTCAACAATTCTTTTTCTTTCCCGAAAAGCGGCAATGTGAAAATCCGGGTATTCTTCATAAAGATCCCGAAGAGTAAAATGCTGATGACGGACGTAGAAATTGATGAGCTCAACATTCGAGTTAGAGTGCTCTAAATAAGGGTGCGCAAAAACTACCAACGTCTTCTTCATAAACCTGTTTTCAGTAAATATAATGAAAAAAAATGAATTAAAGAAGGTTTTTGTGGGATATTATTAATTTTTTAATATTAAAACAGAAGAATTATGTTAAAATAAAGTAAAAAATGTGAATTTATATTTTGTTTTCTTTAATACTTAATTTTAACGCAAAGATTGCAAAGATTGCAAAGATTTTTTTAATAAATTGAGAATATTTTTTGGTTACAAAAGCTTTTCACTCAGCGAAGAAAATGCTGTTTTTTGTTTTAATTAAAAATTACATTTACTAGCCATTTTGTCATTCAGAGCGAAACGAAGTGTAGCGTGGAATCTAAGCAATGCTTTCTAAATTATTTTAAAATTCTTGCCTATATTCCTACGGAATTACAAATATTGTAAAACTTTAGTTTAAATTTTTTAATTAAAAAAAGTCAAAGAAGAAGAATATAGAAGCCGACATTGAGTGAAAATCTACCAGCCTCCCGAAGCACCGCCGCCGCCGAAACTTCCGCCGCCGCCGAAGCCTCCAAATCCACCGCCGCCTGAGCTGCCACCACCAAAACCGCCTCCTCCGAAGCTACCCGGAAAAGGAAAAAATCCTCCGGGATAGTTTCTGCGGCCGCGCCTGCTGATAATAACGTCGTCATCGTAACCACCGCCATTTCCGCCCCCTCTGTTTCTGAAAATAATAATGATGATCACAAAAATAATGAATGCAATAAGAATCGTTTTTAAAATACTCCCGTCATTGGAATCTGGCTCTGCTACCGGTTTAAATTTCCCCTGAACTGCTTCCATCAAGGCCGAAGTTCCGCGATTGATGCCCTCGTACCAACGGTTTTGCTTAAAATGAGGGGTGACGATATAATCTAAAATCTGTCCGGCAACGGAAGCTGTTAAATATTGTTCAACTGCTCTTCCTGGCTGAATGGACATGGTGTGATCC
The sequence above is a segment of the Chryseobacterium sp. MYb264 genome. Coding sequences within it:
- a CDS encoding TPM domain-containing protein, translated to MKLPSLKIVFSFLFVCFYTFVSAQYSIPDKPRILYPVYDEAEILSNQEKNDLNSKLIKFADSTSTEIEVIIIPSTKGEDINFLATMFGEKWGIGKKGVDNGIVFLIATKDHTMSIQPGRAVEQYLTASVAGQILDYIVTPHFKQNRWYEGINRGTSALMEAVQGKFKPVAEPDSNDGSILKTILIAFIIFVIIIIIFRNRGGGNGGGYDDDVIISRRGRRNYPGGFFPFPGSFGGGGFGGGSSGGGGFGGFGGGGSFGGGGASGGW
- a CDS encoding monovalent cation:proton antiporter-2 (CPA2) family protein, coding for MESTLAMNTLIFLGVAIIMVPLARKLGLSSVIGYIAGGIIIGPYVLRLTGKDVNDIMHASEFGVIMLLFLVGLELEPRKFWEMRKKIIGLGLTQMFLTIFLLFVIFLWSGWRIDKAVAIAMCFALSSTAIVLQTLQEKNNLKTLAGEASFSTLLFQDIAVIPILAILPIVANYKAKHNDNNIQVLIQTLPEWLQASTVIFGVIILILLGKYVFVPFLRYVSKSGMTELLTASSLFLVIGVSELMVSIGLSPALGAFLAGVMLANSEFRHELEAQIDPFKGLLLAVFFVSVGSTMNFNVIAKDPLFIFSTVFAVLAVKFIVLFAIGKFFRIDTPQSLFYAFALSQVGEFAFVLINYASSLYLLSPELNAQMMAVTAITMCITPFLLIVNDKLITPKFIKEVPEQENDFNILDNEVSQKKIIIVGFGHFGSTVGRLLKANKISATVLDRDSDRVKLLRSYGFKVYYGDATRIPILRAAGIEDAEILVLCLDDPADNKFIADLVREHYPKVKIFVRAKNRIDAYDYLNNGINNIYRETLGTAVDMAVDVLHETGMRKYAARRLGQRFMTIDKASIRRLAKAKDNENEVRLFTTKEILQREEELLAYDNLSFETGILDDYPENKENDEN
- a CDS encoding carbonic anhydrase encodes the protein MKKLIFTISLCSLGLTNAQQHWGYEGNESPEHWGEMTGNEKCGQSKSQSPINIVTSKVIPGKGLKNIGFNYENSDIKDINDNGHTLQFDFKDGNFVMYDNKKYFLMQFHAHEESEHKIDGVRYPLELHFVHKALDGTVLVLGVMVKEGKENSYFEKLKVFKTLAKDRKEDTDIIFNPEKMYPKNKSYYRYAGSLTTPPCSDNVTWIVFKTPIEMTEDEIEDIAKHLPKNNNRAIQPLNGRKVSTFNLK
- a CDS encoding NAD(P)H-dependent oxidoreductase translates to MKKTLVVFAHPYLEHSNSNVELINFYVRHQHFTLRDLYEEYPDFHIAAFRERKRIVEYERFIFQFPLIWFGMPPLLRLWIDEVFDRDWLKEGEYNPLEGKEIQILITTGGKERSFTKEGTYKYTVEELISGLIVSLNVFKANIKNIKIVYEANKLSKKDIILHKKEFMELLNQ
- a CDS encoding GIN domain-containing protein, whose amino-acid sequence is MKSTPLFIFSAFLLLSSCNDKHERRSSENEKTTWVDKVVSKDSGPLKQKEVSGEFDEIEVSQAIDAEIIKSETERVVISAPEGIINEILVDIDGKELHIHYRPGIRITNSNKVSAKIYTRDFTKLKANSAASITVKDKFTQEKTEVDISSAASISGDLEANDFEISVSSSSSFSGKIWAVDLNLDASSAASVDISGKAKNADISSSSGSSVNAKNVMADNVRAESSSGSSIEISAIAKVDADASSGGSVNVYKKGNLSTVNKTESSGGSVSIE